GTTAAGTATGCATCAAAGAATCACAGCTTGAAAAAAGTTTCAAGTCTTGAGGAAACAACGGGTGCTGGTGTTAAGGCTGTTATTGAAGGAAACACGATTCTTGTGGGGAAGCCGTCTTTTGTAACAAATGATATAATAGAGGATATCCCCGAGCAAACGGCCGTCTACGTTTCTAAGGATGACCACTATTTAGGGTATATTACCTTTACTGATAGTGTTAGACCAGAAGCTAAGCAAACGATGAGCCAACTTCGAAAGCTTCAAATCAGTCATTTATTGATGTTGACTGGAGATCATCAGAAAATTGCCGAAGAGATCGCGTCAGAAGTCGGCATTACAGAAGTTCACTCAGAGTGTTTACCGCAAGATAAAATTGAGGTACTGAAAAGACTACCAGAATCCAGCCGCCCGGTGATCATGGTAGGTGATGGTGTCAATGATGCACCTTCATTAGCCGTAGCGGATATCGGAATCGCTATGGGAGCTCATGGGTCAAGTGCTGCAAGTGAGACAGCGGATGCGGTTATTTTAAAAGATGATTTAGAAAAGGTCAGTAAGGCTGTTAAAATATCAAAAGATACAATGAAAATTGCAAAGCAATCTGTATTGATCGGTATTGCTATTTGTACAATTTTGATGCTGATTGCTAGTACTGGTGTGATTCCAGCCTTATTTGGGGCAGTATTGCAGGAAGTGGTAGATACGGTGTCGATACTTTCCTCATTAAGAGCGAGAAATGATTGAGTTAGGAATGATTAGTTGCCTTGCACGTTTTAAGTTGTTAAAATATAGCTATAGATAAAGCGTGTTATCTAATTTCAGTAACAAGACTTGAATAGACTGTTATCAAATGTCAGTAGTGCTTGTTAGATGAGGAGGAACAAAGATGAACGGTAGTAAGATCGATGGAAAAAAGGTAACAGAAGAAATGCTTTTAGATAAGGGGTATCGTAAATACTCGGGAGAAAAACTAGATATTTACTATAGTAAGGATATTTGTGCTCACATTGGTAATTGTGTTCGCGGCAATCCCGATGTTTTTGAAGTAGGTCGTCGTCCTTGGATCATTGCTGATAACGGCGGCGTAGAAGATGATATTCAGGTAATCAATACTTGCCCAAGTGGTGCATTAAAGTATATTCGAAAGGATGGAAAATAAGGATGGAAATCAAAGAAGAAACAGGACGTTTTGCTTTATATAATGATGAAAACCAAGAAATTGGCGAAATGACTTGGTCGGATGCCGGTACTGAAATGATGATCATTGACCACACATTTGTCGATCCAGCATATAGAGGTCAAAAGCTGGCTGAAAAACTGGTATATCAAGGAGTAGAAAAGGCACGCCGTGAAGGGAAGAAAATTATTCCCTTATGTCCATTTGCAAAAAAAGAATTTGATACAAAGCCGGAATATAAAGATGTCTTAAGAGCGTAATAAAAAATAAGAGTTCTTCTGATGTTTAGGATTCATCAAGATTAAAAGTTTAGGATGCAACTCACTGAGTGGTCTCCTAGATTTTTTTCCGACAAAAAGACAGAGCATTTTTCAATTTTAACTAGTATTTAAAAAAGAATTATGCTAAAGTATAATAGATGTATTTTGTGAATAAGGGAGAATTAAACTATGTATAATTTTATTTTAACACTTGTGGTCATTTTGTCAGTAGTGATGGTCATTGCTGTAATGATGCAACCAAGCAAACAAAATAGCGCAGCAAGTGCCTTTACAGGTGGAGCAGATAAACTTTTCGGCAAACAAAAAGCTCGTGGTTTTGAAGCTGTGATGCAAAGAGCGACAGCAGTGATTGGCGCTGTTTGGATGTTACTATTATTTGTCTTAGTATTATTATCATCAAAGTAAGACCTTTGAAGTCCCTCATTTACTGAGGGACTTTTTTATATCCTTAAAAAGCAAAGGAAAAAAGTCAGAGACCTTTCTTTTCATAAGGTTTTCAGTCGATAATGTGCTAAAATGAGGATGAGGTGAATCAGAGAATGAAAATAACAAATCTACCTAAACCATTATTTACCGAAAATGGTCCTCGTGCAGTTCTTCTATTGCACGCATATTCAGGAAGCAGCAATGACATGCGCATGCTTAGTCGTTATTTAGAAAAAGAAAATTACACGGTGTACTCACCGAATTTTTCAGGTCATGCAACGTTTGATCCTGAAAATATTTTGGAAAAAACAACAGCAGATTGGCAGCAGGACACAATAAATGCTCTTCAATTTTTAAAAGAAAAAGGCTATTCGCAAATCGCTGTTTTTGGCCTTTCAATGGGCGGGATTTTTGCGACAGCTGC
This sequence is a window from Enterococcus wangshanyuanii. Protein-coding genes within it:
- the secG gene encoding preprotein translocase subunit SecG, yielding MYNFILTLVVILSVVMVIAVMMQPSKQNSAASAFTGGADKLFGKQKARGFEAVMQRATAVIGAVWMLLLFVLVLLSSK
- a CDS encoding GNAT family N-acetyltransferase, with product MEIKEETGRFALYNDENQEIGEMTWSDAGTEMMIIDHTFVDPAYRGQKLAEKLVYQGVEKARREGKKIIPLCPFAKKEFDTKPEYKDVLRA
- a CDS encoding (4Fe-4S)-binding protein — its product is MNGSKIDGKKVTEEMLLDKGYRKYSGEKLDIYYSKDICAHIGNCVRGNPDVFEVGRRPWIIADNGGVEDDIQVINTCPSGALKYIRKDGK